In Procambarus clarkii isolate CNS0578487 chromosome 74, FALCON_Pclarkii_2.0, whole genome shotgun sequence, one DNA window encodes the following:
- the LOC138356825 gene encoding chloride intracellular channel protein 6-like, translating to MIGITAGNGMRAGIIVEAEMRAGIIVEAEMRAGIIVEAEMRAGIIIEAELRAGIIIEAELRAGIMVGAEMRAGIIIEAELRTGIIIEAEMKAGIIIEAELRVGIIIEAELRAGIMVGAEMRAGIIIEAELRTGIIIEAEMKAGIIIEAGIRA from the coding sequence ATGATAGGAATCACGGCAGGGAATGGAATGAGAGCAGGAATCATTGTAGAAGcagaaatgagagcaggaatcatTGTAGAAGcagaaatgagagcaggaatcatTGTAGAAGcagaaatgagagcaggaatcatTATAGAAGCAGAACTGAGAGCAGGAATCATTATAGAAGCAGAACTGAGAGCAGGAATCATGGTAGGAGcagaaatgagagcaggaatcatTATAGAAGCAGAACTGAGAACAGGAATCATTATAGAAGCAGAAATGAAAGCAGGAATCATTATAGAAGCAGAACTGAGAGTAGGAATCATTATAGAAGCAGAACTGAGAGCAGGAATCATGGTAGGAGcagaaatgagagcaggaatcatTATAGAAGCAGAACTGAGAACAGGAATCATTATAGAAGCAGAAATGAAAGCAGGAATCATTATAGAAGCAGGAATAAGAGCATAA
- the LOC138356826 gene encoding adhesive plaque matrix protein-like, whose amino-acid sequence MRTGHQHIWTRRLLSHQDITTSGYVDHHHMRTIRIPSIPGPPAYHPHQDHQSTIHTRTTSLPSIPGPAVYHPHQDHQSTIHTRTTSLPSTPGPPAYHPHQDHQSTIHTRTTSLPSIPGPAVYHPHQDHQSTIHTRTTSLPSTPGPPAYHPHQDHQPTIHTRTTSLPSIPGPPVYHPHQDHQPTIHTRTTSLPSTPGPPVYHPHQDHQSTIHTRTTSLPSTPGPPVYHPHQDQQSTIHTRTTSLPSTPGPPAYHPHQDHQPTIHTRTTSLPSTPGPPAYHPYQDQQATIHTRTTSLPSTPGPPAYHPHQDHQSTIHTRTTSLPSTRGPPAYHPYQDHQPTIHTRTTSLPSTPGPPAYHPHQDHQPTIHTRTASLPSTPGPPAYHPHQDHQPTIHTRTTSLPSTPGPPVYHPHQNHQPTIHTSLPSTPGPPAYHPHQDHQPTIHTRTSRLPSTPGPPAYHPHQDHQPTIHTRTTSLPSTRGPPAYHPQGHQNITPSSTTIPWNLARSRIN is encoded by the coding sequence ATGAGAACAGGTCACCAACACATATGGACAAGAAGATTACTATCCCATCAGGATATTACCACATCTGGATACGTAGATCACCACCACATGAGGACCATTAGGATACCATCCATACCAGGACCACCAGCCTACCatccacaccaggaccaccagtctACCatccacaccaggaccaccagcctACCATCCATACCAGGACCAGCAGTCTACCatccacaccaggaccaccagtctACCatccacaccaggaccaccagcctACCatccacaccaggaccaccagcctACCatccacaccaggaccaccagtctACCatccacaccaggaccaccagcctACCATCCATACCAGGACCAGCAGTCTACCatccacaccaggaccaccagtctACCatccacaccaggaccaccagcctACCatccacaccaggaccaccagcctACCatccacaccaggaccaccagcctACCatccacaccaggaccaccagtctACCATCCATACCAGGACCACCAGTCTACCatccacaccaggaccaccagcctACCATCCATACCAGGACCACCAGCCTACCatccacaccaggaccaccagtctACCatccacaccaggaccaccagtctACCatccacaccaggaccaccagcctACCatccacaccaggaccaccagtctACCATCCACACCAGGACCAGCAGTCTACCatccacaccaggaccaccagcctACCatccacaccaggaccaccagcctACCatccacaccaggaccaccagcctACCatccacaccaggaccaccagtctACCatccacaccaggaccaccagcctACCATCCATACCAGGACCAGCAGGCTACCatccacaccaggaccaccagtctACCatccacaccaggaccaccagcctACCatccacaccaggaccaccagtctACCatccacaccaggaccaccagcctACCATCCACACGAGGACCACCAGCCTACCATCCATACCAGGACCACCAGCCTACCatccacaccaggaccaccagcctACCATCCACACCAGGACCGCCAGCCTACCatccacaccaggaccaccagcctACCATCCACACCAGGACCGCCAGCCTACCatccacaccaggaccaccagcctACCatccacaccaggaccaccagcctACCatccacaccaggaccaccagcctACCatccacaccaggaccaccagtctACCATCCACACCAGAACCACCAGCCTACCATCCACACCAGCCTACCatccacaccaggaccaccagcctACCatccacaccaggaccaccagcctACCATCCATACCAGGACCAGCAGGCTACCatccacaccaggaccaccagcctACCatccacaccaggaccaccagcctACCatccacaccaggaccaccagcctACCATCCACACGAGGACCACCAGCCTACCATCCACAGGGACATCAAAACATCACACCATCTTCAACTACCATACCTTGGAACCTTGCGAGGAGTAGGATAAACTGA